One Vibrio pomeroyi genomic region harbors:
- a CDS encoding M16 family metallopeptidase: MKAYYLVVVLSSTLLGCSSTPQQQTLLKSDPYWVTGELDNGLTYHVYPDREQPVSVRLLVHAGSFQESEQQKGYAHFVEHMAFNGSKNFSGNDVVELFEQSGASFGADLNAYTSYQETLYKLDLPDNKNLDKALAWFRDIGDGLLLSEDEIEKEKGVILGEFRHTRVEDKPLSFKFYDHMIEGTNYQTNDPIGNKESVSNANVEELKNYYQTWYQPQLTEVIVSGDITLAEVIPLIEETFSDWQRGTTPVPVKNTSADYNTQDFVAYGSGVEPPSIGIVIDRGLRVTRSHEQQHQLWLDDIAQQLIQQRLNSDFVDAALPVQWVASTPYFLEYQRYSITTVGFPVDSREQSQQQFISTLASLRDHGVSEYEFTSVIQQYQANLDDIKSNWERMNAVAHADGKSTALVINQMVQSQLDYKSSLKEFLAGTDLEAVNDNLDDLLSSPYILGLGLSSKEDLQAMNNELKDVRKAYKKTGNRPLLVTASSAFSVPASQGEIVKQVQVSDDPNLKQWTLSNGIEVLYLRNSEAGNSVGVYYASEGGKAALDPSLFPAVEIALPASVRSGVGKFSGSELTAHLRREDIEIYPFINFTHHGLEISAKKKTLAEGLAALHTIVTEPKIDSDQLEAVKSEFAQDRTAYLETPVGQFIQMVNRNSYQTSSRHMMLESEDIKAVTSQDILDVHHQLFQKLRDNTLVIVADINPAEIKPLVRQYVASLPLEAAVSPDYQVAYSPDSKKRMDISVNNEDSSQYLLRVISQQARDKTAKDVFMDDMLQRVLSSRLTAYVREELGLDYAPYVYSVAQDSEPSYDWLIGSLTAPENSEKIEQAIDKVIAEAAKGISEDETRTAAKQLVADLTPLKHKPTEQAWFISRYLIHDYGFEALFDLQGTADSISSQDMTEYAKEIFGDNSYQLKNLLSPQG; this comes from the coding sequence ATGAAAGCATACTATTTAGTCGTCGTATTGAGCTCCACATTGCTAGGTTGCAGTTCTACTCCTCAGCAACAAACGTTATTGAAATCCGACCCATATTGGGTCACCGGTGAATTAGATAACGGGTTAACCTACCACGTTTACCCTGACCGAGAACAACCTGTATCGGTACGCCTACTTGTGCATGCCGGCTCTTTCCAAGAGAGCGAACAGCAAAAAGGTTATGCCCATTTTGTTGAGCATATGGCGTTTAATGGCAGCAAAAATTTTTCAGGGAATGATGTAGTAGAGTTGTTTGAGCAATCTGGTGCTAGCTTTGGCGCCGACTTAAATGCTTATACCTCTTATCAAGAAACCCTCTATAAGTTAGATCTGCCCGATAACAAGAATCTAGATAAAGCGTTGGCTTGGTTTAGAGATATTGGCGATGGTTTACTGCTGTCTGAAGATGAAATCGAAAAAGAGAAAGGTGTGATATTAGGGGAATTTCGACACACACGCGTTGAAGATAAACCGCTCTCATTTAAGTTCTACGATCATATGATTGAAGGCACTAATTACCAAACTAACGATCCCATTGGTAATAAAGAATCTGTTTCTAATGCGAATGTTGAAGAATTAAAAAACTATTACCAAACCTGGTATCAACCTCAGTTAACCGAGGTGATTGTCTCTGGTGATATCACACTGGCAGAAGTGATCCCTTTGATTGAAGAAACCTTCTCTGACTGGCAAAGAGGCACAACACCGGTTCCCGTGAAGAACACATCAGCAGATTACAATACTCAAGATTTTGTGGCGTATGGATCTGGGGTCGAGCCACCGAGCATCGGAATAGTGATTGATCGTGGGCTAAGAGTGACACGGAGCCATGAGCAACAACATCAGCTTTGGTTAGATGATATTGCTCAGCAACTTATCCAACAAAGGTTGAATTCAGATTTTGTTGACGCTGCGTTGCCAGTGCAATGGGTTGCTTCGACTCCCTATTTCTTAGAGTACCAAAGGTATTCCATTACTACGGTTGGTTTTCCTGTCGATAGTCGAGAGCAAAGTCAGCAGCAGTTTATTTCTACTCTCGCCTCATTGCGTGATCATGGTGTGAGCGAATATGAGTTTACGAGTGTGATACAGCAATACCAAGCGAACCTTGATGACATTAAGTCTAACTGGGAGAGAATGAACGCAGTGGCTCATGCTGACGGTAAGTCGACGGCACTGGTGATTAACCAGATGGTTCAATCACAGCTTGATTATAAGTCGAGTTTGAAAGAGTTTCTTGCGGGTACTGATCTGGAAGCCGTAAATGATAATTTAGATGATTTACTTTCTAGCCCTTATATTTTGGGATTAGGTTTATCGTCTAAAGAAGACTTGCAGGCAATGAATAACGAGCTAAAAGATGTCAGAAAAGCCTATAAAAAGACAGGTAACAGACCATTGCTCGTTACTGCAAGCTCCGCGTTTAGTGTGCCTGCGTCTCAAGGCGAAATTGTAAAACAAGTTCAGGTGAGTGACGATCCTAATTTGAAGCAGTGGACATTAAGCAACGGCATTGAAGTTTTGTATCTCCGTAACTCCGAGGCTGGTAATAGTGTTGGGGTTTACTATGCCAGTGAGGGCGGAAAAGCGGCGCTGGATCCTTCGCTGTTTCCTGCTGTAGAGATTGCGCTGCCCGCTTCGGTTCGTAGTGGTGTTGGTAAATTTAGTGGTTCGGAGTTAACCGCTCACTTGAGACGCGAAGACATTGAAATCTACCCCTTCATCAACTTTACTCATCATGGCTTAGAAATAAGTGCCAAGAAAAAGACGCTTGCAGAAGGTCTAGCTGCGCTGCACACCATTGTAACTGAACCTAAAATAGACAGTGATCAGCTTGAGGCTGTGAAGTCTGAATTTGCTCAAGACCGTACAGCATATTTAGAAACTCCAGTTGGCCAGTTTATTCAGATGGTTAATCGCAATAGCTATCAAACAAGCAGCCGTCACATGATGCTTGAAAGTGAAGATATTAAGGCTGTCACGTCGCAAGATATATTAGACGTGCATCACCAACTCTTCCAAAAGTTAAGAGACAACACATTGGTTATTGTTGCTGATATTAATCCAGCTGAAATTAAGCCGCTTGTGCGTCAATACGTTGCTTCATTGCCATTAGAAGCCGCTGTGTCTCCTGATTATCAGGTGGCTTATAGTCCTGATTCGAAAAAACGAATGGATATATCCGTCAATAATGAAGACAGCAGTCAGTATTTATTGCGTGTGATTTCCCAGCAAGCTCGCGATAAAACCGCAAAAGATGTGTTTATGGACGATATGCTTCAGCGCGTGTTGTCGAGCCGTCTAACAGCTTATGTTCGTGAAGAGTTAGGTTTGGATTATGCGCCTTATGTGTACTCGGTCGCACAAGACAGTGAGCCGAGTTATGACTGGTTAATCGGCTCTTTAACGGCTCCAGAAAACTCAGAAAAAATTGAACAAGCGATTGATAAGGTCATTGCTGAAGCGGCAAAAGGGATTTCTGAAGATGAGACTCGAACGGCCGCTAAGCAGCTTGTTGCGGACCTTACTCCACTTAAACATAAGCCTACTGAACAAGCTTGGTTTATTTCTCGTTATCTGATTCATGATTATGGTTTTGAGGCGTTGTTCGACCTGCAGGGGACGGCAGACTCCATTTCTAGTCAAGACATGACAGAGTATGCGAAAGAAATTTTTGGTGATAACAGCTATCAGTTGAAGAATTTGTTAAGCCCACAAGGTTAG
- a CDS encoding LytR/AlgR family response regulator transcription factor, giving the protein MDNPVSKPSVTAIIADDEALLRHHLDKSLAEVWPELEIVGKAKNGLEAMQGIRQLEPDVVFLDIRMPELDGISLAKKLNKLASPPLVVFITAYDEYAVKAFEHNAMDYLLKPINEERLLATCQKLQARLSSNQTQSGSTQEQPDITALMNQLQQLSQSTSQQPPYRPQQKHLTWLKASIGEDIHLIAVDDVAYFKAEDKYVSIFKKGQEGALEEFILRVSLKELIAQLNPDEFWQIHRSVVVKVSAIDKVKKGLSGQMSAYVSGEKLPISRASQALFKGM; this is encoded by the coding sequence ATGGATAACCCAGTATCAAAGCCAAGTGTCACGGCGATTATCGCAGATGATGAAGCACTGTTAAGGCACCATCTCGACAAGAGCTTGGCTGAGGTTTGGCCGGAACTAGAAATCGTCGGTAAGGCAAAAAACGGGCTAGAGGCGATGCAGGGTATTCGACAACTTGAGCCTGATGTGGTCTTTCTTGATATTCGAATGCCAGAGCTTGATGGTATCTCGCTGGCGAAAAAACTGAACAAGTTAGCTTCGCCGCCATTGGTGGTTTTCATTACCGCTTATGACGAATACGCGGTCAAAGCCTTTGAGCACAATGCGATGGATTACTTGCTAAAACCGATCAATGAAGAACGTTTACTGGCCACATGTCAGAAGCTTCAAGCACGCTTGTCGAGCAACCAAACGCAGTCAGGTAGCACTCAGGAACAGCCCGATATCACGGCATTAATGAATCAGCTTCAACAGCTATCCCAGTCAACCTCGCAGCAACCTCCCTATCGACCGCAGCAAAAGCACCTCACATGGCTCAAGGCCAGTATCGGGGAAGACATCCACCTGATTGCCGTCGACGATGTGGCGTATTTCAAAGCTGAAGATAAGTACGTGTCTATATTTAAGAAGGGTCAAGAAGGCGCATTAGAGGAGTTTATTCTTCGCGTGTCGCTAAAAGAGTTGATAGCGCAACTCAATCCTGATGAGTTTTGGCAGATCCACCGTTCCGTGGTGGTGAAAGTATCTGCGATAGATAAGGTAAAAAAAGGCCTCTCCGGCCAGATGTCGGCGTATGTATCAGGCGAGAAACTACCGATCAGCCGCGCCTCACAAGCCCTGTTTAAGGGGATGTAG